Sequence from the Methanobrevibacter arboriphilus genome:
TGTTAATCTATGACTAGTTTAGCTATTTAACATGATTATTCTTGTTGAGTTTTTTTTAAATTGATTTTGTTCTTTTTTTTCTTGTTTTAAATATTATTTTGATAATATTTACAGTTTTTGTAAATATTTAGAAATTTAATATATGAAAAACAATTAAAGCATATAACAATAATATTAATCATGAATCTAAAAAATTCAGAAAAAATAAAAATATATAACAACTAAAAAATGTAAAACTTCTAAAAAATAAAAAACAATTTAATAAAAAAAATAAGAAAAATAAACTAGCTTAAACCTTAAAATGTAATAAAAAATCTAGCGTCCTAAAAATATTTATTTTACATTTAACAAATTATTAATATATGTTATTAAAAATCTGATTTTAAATAGTAAAGTCATTTTTTTATAGAAAATCAAGAAAATAATCAATTGCTGAGTTTAATTTCAAAAAACTAATAACGCTTTTAGAAAAACAATTTATTTAGTTCTTATTCCAATAAATTGTTAGGGAGGCTTTATTTTTATTAATCATTTTCTTAATTATTTGATAGTTAGTGATAAGATGTCTAAAAAGATAAAAATGGTTAGTATTATTGCTGCAATTTTAGCTATTGTCGCAATCTCTAGTATTATTTATATTAATGATTATTATCGTCCAATGCCTTATGCAACTGAAATTTTAGCAAATAATAACAACTTAAGTAGTGATAATGTCTCTATAACTGAAACTGATAATTATATTTATTTTGAATATAAAGAAAAGGTTAATATCACTAATACGACTAATACATCCAATAAACAGATAAATACTAAAAAAGGTCTGATTTTTTACCCAGGTGGAAAAGTAGCATATGAATCTTATGTTCCTTTTGCAAAAAAACTCTCTGAAAGAGGTTATGATGTAGCTATTGTGAAAATGCCATTGAATTTAGCTATAATTGATACAAACAAAGCTAATATTATTATTGAAAAACATAATGATGTTGAATGGATTATTGGAGGTCATTCTTTAGGAGGGACAGCCGCCAGTATTTTTGTTCACAATAATCCTGAAAAAGCAAAAGGAATTGTGTTTTTAGCATCATACCCCAATGAAAATTTATCAAGCATTAATATAAAAGGACTTTCTATTGTTGGAACTAGAGATGGTGTTTTAGATAAGAAAAGTTTTGATGAATCTATTTCTAAGTTTCCAAAAAATACTACTTTTGAAATTATAAATGGGGGCAATCACGGCTATTTTGGATATTATGGATTTCAAGAAGGAGATAACAATGCTACCATTTCTAGAGAAAAACAAGAAGAAGAAACAGTCAATATCATTGATAAATTCTTAGAATCTATTTGATACAGATCCACATAACATTTAAAAAACAAAAGTAAATTATTGAAATAACAAAGTAAAATTGATAATTATTCACTTTTCTTTCATCTAGCTCTAAAATTCTTGGATTTCCTTTATCATCTATAAAAGGTTGTTGTTCTGCTCTTGCTTCTTTTATAAGTTGTGTGGGTGTTTTATCAAATAATTGATATATTTCCTTAAATACAATATTATATTCTTTTTCTCGTTGAAATGATAGGTTTCTTCTTTTTATTAGTTGTATTAATTTTGTATCTGTTTCTGTGAATTTCAATTTAATTACCTTTCTATCTTTTTAATAAAGAAAGAAAGAATAAAATTATTTATTTAGCTCTTTAAGCCTTTGGATTTCTTCTGCGTGGTGTTTCATTGTTAATCCATTGGCTGGTTTAGCTACAGTAACATGATGATCTTTTTCTAATTTATATATTAAAAATTTATCATTTTCAAGCTCAATAAAACCATTTGGATCTTCAAGTTCTAATCCCTCTATCTCATCAACGATATTTTTATATTCAAGTTCTTCATCAGCTATTATTTGAGCAATATCCATTCCTTGGAGTTCTGGATTTAATTGAATAGAAAGAGCAACAATACCATTAACTTCATTTTCACCAAGTTCAAACTTTGAATTTCTAATTTCATTAATATTAGATAAAACATGTACTTTTGTAACTTCAGTAGCTGGAATCTCATTAGAAGTTCCAATTAAGTTTATTTTATAGGTATTTTTCCATTTTCCTATTCTGTATATTGCATAATTTACATCGCTAAAAGAAATATTAATCTTCCCAAAATTTGGATCATTTTCATTAATTTCATTACTTGGTTTGATGTTATTCTTATTATTAGTTTTATTATTACCTATATCATTATATTTTTTATTATATTTTTTATTATCTTTATTATTATCTTTATTATTGTTTTCATTATTATTTTTTATATCATTCATATTACTTTTATTTCCTTCCATTTGAAAACCTCTAAATTATTTTAAATATTAATATATGAATATGAGATATGAATATTAAATATAAATATTAGATATTAATATATAATTTTAGTCATATAACTATTACTTAGGTGTGATTATGAAACTGAAAGTAGCTTTATGCCAGATGAATGTAGTTGATAATAAAGAAAAAAATATCAAAAAAGCTATTAGCATGATAAAAAAAGCTAAAAATGAAGGTTCGGATATAGCTATTTTACCGGAAATGTTTAATTGCCCTTATGAAAATGAAAAATTTAAAGAATATGCTGAATTTAGTGAAGATAGCTATACCTTAAAATCAATAGCTGAAACTAGTAAAAATGAGAATATTCATGTTTTAGCTGGTTCCATTCCTGAAAAAGAAATCAATACAAAAACAGGAAAAGAAAAAATTTATAATACTAGTTTTTTATTTGATGATACTGGTGAAATATTAGGTTATCATAGGAAGATGCATTTATTTGATATAGATGTTAAAGATAAGATTTACTTTAAAGAATCAGATACCTTGAATTCTGGAAATAGTGTTACGGTAATTGACACAAAATCAAAAATAGGTAAAATAGGAATAGGTATCTGTTATGATATTCGTTTTTTAGAACTTTCAAGAATCATGTCACTGAAAGGTGCAAAAATTTTAATATATCCTGGAGCTTTTAATTTAACCACTGGACCTGATCATTGGGAATTATTGTTTAGATCTCGTGCTCTTGATAATCAAGTTTTTACTATTGGTGTTTCACCATCACTTAATGAATTTAATAGTTATCATGCTTATGGCCATTCTATAGTTTGTAATCCTTGGGGAAAGATTGTTAAAAAAGCTAGTTATGAAGAAGAACTCTTAATATCTGAAATAGATCTTAAAGAAGTGGATAAAGTAAGAGAAGAGCTCCCTATTTTAAAAAATAGACGAAATGACATTTATGAGTTAAAAAACTTAGATTAAAAATAGATCATAAATGAGGTTAAAAATTAGTAGATTAGAAAATTAGGTTAAATCTAATTAAAATATATGATAATACTATTATTTATTCTATTATTTATTTTAAATTTAAGTTTTAAAAAAATTATCTATTAAAGAAGAAAAGAGAGTAGCTCTTAAACCTATAGCAAAGGTTTAGAAAATAAGTAGTTAAGATGACATATGAAAGAACTAATAACCTTTTTACTATAGTTTTAAGAACTTTTGTTGAGTGATATGATGTAATTTTTTGGAGGATTACACCACCAATTATAGTATTGTTTTTCATAGTATATAAATATTTAGGTATGCCTAAATTTTATATTGTGTAAATTATAAAATTATGAAAAAATTAAAAATTAAAAATATTATAATTTTTAAAATATTGTAATTTAAAATAGTATAACTTAAGAATGGTATAGCTTAAAAAATTAAAAGTTAAAAAGATTGAAAAAATCATCTATAAATAGCTATATTATTATTTTCAATTAATTCATTAACTTGATTCTTATAATCTACTTTAAATTTCTTCAATAACTTTAAATATTTCTTATTGAAAGTTAACTTTAGAACAGTACTAGAACCTTTTTTTAAAGATTTCATCTTTATTTTACTAATTAATTTACCCTTACTATAAACTCCAAGATAATTTTTATTTGATGTAATAATTCCAATGTTTTTAACCTTAATATAATACCTATTATTCTTTCTTACAATTTTAACTATTTTCAAATCAGGTTTATGAGTTTTTGCATTAGTATTTGAAACTTTTTTAGCTTTATATCCATAACTACTTACAGTAGAGTTAAATAATTTAATAGTTAAAGTGGAAACATTAGACATTAATTTAGTTGTTTTTGCAGGGGTGTTTTTTGTACTAAATTCTCCTAATAATTTCCCATTATTATAGACACTAATATTAAAAATAGGTAAATTTTCAATTCCTTTTTTAGATCCATCAGTGTTTAAAGCAAAATAAGTGTTATAATTTAAATTATCTCCTATTTTAAGAGTATTGTTAGCTACTGTTGGACTTATTAATAATTTATAATAATTATTAACATTAAATCCCCTATATAAGCTACTTATGTTATCATTAGTTCCCCAAAAATTAAAATCAGCATTAGTGCTTCCTGCATTATTAAAGATTGTGTTTCCATAATAATCATAATTATTATAAAAAGCACAGTAGTTAACAGTGAGATTACTTTCTTTATTAACTATAGCTCCACCATCTCTACCAATTAAACCATTAAATAATAACAAGTTGTTTCCAATGAATAGAGAATTTGTTATAAGCATGTATTTCCCACCATTTGTGTCAATTGCTCCTCCACCACTATAAGCTTTATTATTTATAAAAACAGAGTTGTTTATAATAACTTTTTCACCGAATCTATTGTTAATAGCTCCACCATACATATTTCCTGTGTTATTTGTAAAAGAACAGTCAAAAACAGTGAGATTTCCATTAATATTGAATATAGCTGCACCACGACCACCTTCAGAACAAGCTATATCACCATTACAGTTTGCAAAATTATTATTAAAAATACAGTTGATGAAAGTAGCATCCCCTGAGTTATAAATTGCAGCACCATTAGTATCTCGATAAGCATTAGTAAAAACAATATTTTCAAATCTAACAATTGAACCATTATTAATATTAATCAAATTATATAAATTTTGACCATCTATAATTGATTTATTAGTGATATTAGTGCCTTTTATAGTTAGATTCTTATTAATTGTAATATTATAATTACCTTCACCTTTATATACTCCACTAGAAAGAAGTATTGTTCCTTGAGGGCCAACACTATCAATAGCATTTGAAAGTGTCGCCTTAGAAGAGTTTTCAGACATTCCATTGTTTAAATCATTCCCATTTGGATTTACATGTATTAAATTAGATGGGGCAGCTGAGGCCACATTTAAACATGCAAATATTCCCAAAACAAAAATAACTATTAAAATATAGCTTCTATTCATTTTATCCCCTTAAATATAAATATTTAAATTATATATAACCATCTAGATTAAATATAACTAACTAAATCAGATATAATAATTAATTAAATAGTTAAATTAGATATTAAATTAAATATTAAATTAGATATAACTAGTTAAATTAACAAAATTATTTATATTATTTTTTATTATTATTCGATGTGAATTATTTATCATATAGGATATATTTAAATTATATTTTGTTTAATATAAAGTTTATTAAAATAAAGTTTATTAAAAATAATATTAAAACTACTAATAATCTAAATCTAATTAAAAACAAAAATTATTAAGAAATAAAACAAAATACATTTTAACTCATAATTTAGATATAAATTAGATATAAAATATTAATATAAATCTAAAATATAAATAAAGAGCTAAAATATGAACAGAACAGATAAAGAAGTAAAAAATATAGATAATATAATTAATATTATTAAAAAATGCGATATAATAAGAATCGGTCTATTTGATAATGAATACCCTTATATAATCCCTCTTAATTTTGGATATTATTATGATAAAAACAAGTCAGAATTAGAATTATATTTTCATGGAGCAAACACTGGTAAAAAATTAGATATTATTAAAAACAATAAAAAAGCAGGATTTGAAATGGATTGTTCTACAGAATTAATTAAAGGTAGTAATCCATGTAGATATACCATGAAATTTGAAAGTGTGTGTGGAAATGGAAAAATCAGCATATTGTCAGAAGAAGAGAAATTAAAAGGATTGAAATATATAATGAAACAATATTCAAGCAATAATTTTAGTAATGATGACTTCAAATCAAAAGTAGTTGAAAAAACAATAGTTTTTAAATTATCGGTTAATGAAATCACTGGAAAATCTTCAATTAAGAAATAAACCAAATAGCTTTAAAGTAAATAGCTTTAAACTAAATAGTGTTAAAGTAAACAACTCAATCTATTAAATGTCTTTTTTATAATTTTAAGTATTAATCATTATATTAAATTAAATACCACTTAGCTTTATTTTGCTTAAATAAACAGTACTATATTTTCTTGTAAATTCATTAACAGGTTTTGATAGAATAGCACCATGACAATTTTCTTTTAATTTATAAATAAGAAACATTTCATTATTTATTTCAATAAAATCAGATGGATTTTCTAATTTTAATTTATTCAATTCATTTTTAATATTATAATATTCTTTCTCTTCAGTATCTATTAATTCACCAACATCTTCATTTTGTAGTCCATTAAATCTAATAGCTAATCCAACCATTCCATTGATTCTAAATCCTTTGAAATTAAAATTATATTTTCTAATTTCATCAATTATATTTAATGATTGGTTTTTAGTTATATGAGTAGCAGGAATTTCATTATCTATCCCTAATAGATTTAATTTATATTTATTTCTCCATTCTCCTAATCTATAGACTGCATAACTATCATCATTGAAAAATACTAATTTATCATCATCTTCAGCATAAAATTTAGTGCATTTACATGATTTTCCACAATTGCCATTACAAGAACAAGTCGAATTACACTTACAACTTGAAATATTCTCATATTTATTTTTATTATTTAAATTAATCCCTTTATGATTATTTAAAATAGGATTAAAAATTCTATCAGAGTTTATACGTTTATTAATCATTTTTTAATCACCAGAAATCCCTAAAATTCAATTGAAATAAATTGAACTAAATATGATAAAAATATCTAGACAAAAATTTAGGCATGCCTAAATAAATTTAGGTATACCTAAATATTTATCATAGTAGTATATAAATATTGTGCAAAAATAATTGAAACAATGAAAATAATTAGAATAAAAAAAATAAAAAATTAACTGAAGCTAGAAAATATAGAAAAATAATTAAAACAGTTAAAACGGTCAAAATAATTAGAATAATTAAAATAATAAAATAAAAGACTAATAAAAACAATATAATAAAAGATTAATAAAAAATAATAAAAAACAATAAAAATAAGAAATTAAAAAGAATTATTTCTTTTTAATAGATTTTTCAATCTTTTTAATTGCTTTATTAGCTGCTTTTTTAAAGTCTTTGTCTTTTTCTTTTCTTCTAGCTTTTTTAATTGGAGTTATAGCTTCTTCAACTTCCATATCACCAAGAGCTCTTATAGCTGCAAGACGAACACCCCAATCCTCTTCTTCTAACATGATTTTTTCAATATCATCGATTTTACTAGTTACTTTTAACTCACCAAGAGACCTTACAGCAACTTTACGAACACCAAAATCTTCATCATTAATACTTTTAGAAAAGTAATCAATAGCTTTATCACTACCAGAAGCTTTTAAAGCAAAAGAAGCAAATCTTTTATACTCTCCTTCTTCATTATCTGCTACTTCAAGAAGCCTATCAACAGCTAAATCCCCTAATTCTCCATTTAAATTTCCAAGATTTTCAGCAGCTTTATGTCTTACAGGAGTATTTTCATCATTCAAAGCCATGATTAAAGGCTCTATTACTTTTTCATCTTCAACTCCCTCTAAACTATTAACTGCAAGTTTCCTCAACTCAACATCATCATCAGATAATTTGGATATAGCTTCATCCACAGATAACTTTTCTTGATCTTTAGTCATAATCTCACCACTAAACAATTGATAATTAAATAATAAATATATTTATAAAATTATATTTATAAAATATCTAAAAAATATTTGTAAAATATCTAAAGCGTATTATAAAGATATCTATAAAGATATATATAAAATAATAAGTATATAATTAAAAACTAAAAATATATAATCACAGTACAAATAATAATATAAAACTAAAAATATTTATTAATTTATACTATATTAATATATATTTATTAATCTAAGTGTCTAAATCAAAATTAAACTCATTTAAACTATTTTATTATTACAAAGATTATACTTTTTTTATATAAAGAAGCAGTAGATTTATAATTAGTATATGCTTTTTTAAATTTTTTATAATTATTTTTAGCACAGCCATGAAATTTGTTAGCAGAATTATAAGCTTTAATAGAAGAATTTAGCTTTTTCTTATTATTTTTACTTGAATTTTTATTATAATTTGATTTAACTTTAACATCCACTCAGTTATTAATAAAATTACAAATTGAAATAATAAAATCTCAAACCTTGAACAAGAATTGCACAACCAACTCCAATCGAATCATAGCATAATAAAGATATTCATAAAATTATAATAAAAACAAAAATATAAAGAAAAATGAGAGTACAGTATAAAATACTATATCAAAAAGGTTATTATAATAACTCTCAAAGCTATTAAAATAATAGACAATAGGACAGTTATTATTAACATTAATTTTAATCCTTTAATAGTTTTCATATCAATAGAAACAAATTTATCTATAATATCAGGGAATAATATGACAGTTTGAGAGATTAAACCTGAAAATAAAATTATTAACCCCGCATATAATGGTATTTCTGGAAAGTTCAGCATTGAAAACCCCCAAACAGTAGAGGAACCCCCTATTATCAAAGAAAGTAACCAATACCATATAGGGCAGTAGCCAGTACACTTTTCAAGCATATTACGAGGAGAGTGTCCTAATCCTGCATAACTGATTGTATTCTCATTAAAAGTGTTTTTACGGATCATCATAAATATTAAAGGATATAAAAACATAAATATAAAACCTATAAATACTGGGAGGTTATTAGTGTCAATAACTACTGGAAAATATAAACAAAAGAGAAAAATAATAAGTATTAAGGATAACAGTATATTTAAACCAAAATATGTATAACAATCCAAACTTTTACAGTTTCCCCTTTTAATTTTAACATTTAAAGTTTTTTCTATAAAAGATAGAATTTTATCTTCAAAATGATAAAAAACTACTCCAATAATCATTGCTAAAAAAACATATAACGCAATCGAACTCATATATTCACTCCTTAGCTAGGAACTTTTAGTTTATCTAAAATGTTATTAAACCATGTTTCAGCCATATAATTAATGGCATAGTCGTTAGCTGCATTTTTAGATCCGGAACCATTTAATTCATCCATTAAAACATACGCACTAGAATCACTTAACCATATAGTGTTTAATGCAGTCATGAATGTTCCATAAGCTGATTTTTCATAAACTATTGGATAATTATTTTTTTATTTAACCAATAATTCAAATCCAGGACTAATTTCTGGTGGATAGTAACTCATTATATTTATTTTTTCATCCCTTATAATTGTTTCATTTGCATGATGAAAATAGTTTTTATTGGCTCTGAAAGAGGCAAATTAATAATATTTGTGAAATTTTCATTGAATTCTATTTTTTCTCCAGTATAAGTGTATTTTAAAAGCTCAGTGAAGTTTTTGTTGAAATCTTTATAAGTATATTCAAAAAGATTATAATTTCGATGATAAATACTAAAAAATAGTAATATTATAACAATTAAGTTAATGAAAATATAACTTGAAAATATAACTAAAAAAGTAAAAATGCACAAGAAAGTTAAAAAACAGTTATAATCTAAGAAACATTTAAAAATAATATTAAATAATTAAAAACAAAAGAAAAAACAAAACAATAGATTATTAATTTTAATTAAACTAATAAAAAATTTACTAAATTATAAAAAATTATAATAGAAAAATTCTAATTATAATAAAAACAAAATAAGTATTGAAAATTTATATTTAAAATAAAATAATCTAGGATAAAATGATAAAAAAACAGACTGAAAATTATTCTAAAAAGGAAATATATAAAATTCTTCATCCATGGGTAAAAGAATGGTTTGATAATGAATTCGAGGATTTTACACCATCACAAAAACAAGCTATTGTAGATATTCATAAAAGAAATAATGTACTTGTTTCATCACCAACAGGATCTGGAAAAACATTAACCGCGTTTTTATCAGTTATCAGCGAACTAACAAGCCTTGCAGAAAAAAAAGAACTGGAAGATAAAGTTTACTGCATATATATATCCCCTCTTAAAGCATTAGATAATGATATTGAGAAAAACTTAGAAGAACCTCTAAAAAAAATAGAAGAAATAGCTATAAAAAATGGAGCAACCTACAAAAAAACTCCTAAAAAAACTGAAAAAGGTCTTGGAATAAGAAAAGCTGTTAGAACTGGAGATACAAGTCAATATGAAAGATCAAAGATGTTAAAAAAACCTCCACACATCTTGATTACAACACCTGAAACATTAGCTATTCTGCTTGTAGCACCAAAGTTTAGAGAAAAGCTGAGTAATGTTAAATATGTTATTATCGATGAAATTCACTCATTAGCTGAAAACAAAAGAGGAGTTCATCTTAGTTTATCACTTGAGAGATTACAGCATTTAATAGGAGGTTATACAAGAATTGGA
This genomic interval carries:
- a CDS encoding alpha/beta hydrolase — translated: MSKKIKMVSIIAAILAIVAISSIIYINDYYRPMPYATEILANNNNLSSDNVSITETDNYIYFEYKEKVNITNTTNTSNKQINTKKGLIFYPGGKVAYESYVPFAKKLSERGYDVAIVKMPLNLAIIDTNKANIIIEKHNDVEWIIGGHSLGGTAASIFVHNNPEKAKGIVFLASYPNENLSSINIKGLSIVGTRDGVLDKKSFDESISKFPKNTTFEIINGGNHGYFGYYGFQEGDNNATISREKQEEETVNIIDKFLESI
- a CDS encoding carbon-nitrogen hydrolase family protein, with protein sequence MKLKVALCQMNVVDNKEKNIKKAISMIKKAKNEGSDIAILPEMFNCPYENEKFKEYAEFSEDSYTLKSIAETSKNENIHVLAGSIPEKEINTKTGKEKIYNTSFLFDDTGEILGYHRKMHLFDIDVKDKIYFKESDTLNSGNSVTVIDTKSKIGKIGIGICYDIRFLELSRIMSLKGAKILIYPGAFNLTTGPDHWELLFRSRALDNQVFTIGVSPSLNEFNSYHAYGHSIVCNPWGKIVKKASYEEELLISEIDLKEVDKVREELPILKNRRNDIYELKNLD
- a CDS encoding CARDB domain-containing protein yields the protein MNRSYILIVIFVLGIFACLNVASAAPSNLIHVNPNGNDLNNGMSENSSKATLSNAIDSVGPQGTILLSSGVYKGEGNYNITINKNLTIKGTNITNKSIIDGQNLYNLININNGSIVRFENIVFTNAYRDTNGAAIYNSGDATFINCIFNNNFANCNGDIACSEGGRGAAIFNINGNLTVFDCSFTNNTGNMYGGAINNRFGEKVIINNSVFINNKAYSGGGAIDTNGGKYMLITNSLFIGNNLLLFNGLIGRDGGAIVNKESNLTVNYCAFYNNYDYYGNTIFNNAGSTNADFNFWGTNDNISSLYRGFNVNNYYKLLISPTVANNTLKIGDNLNYNTYFALNTDGSKKGIENLPIFNISVYNNGKLLGEFSTKNTPAKTTKLMSNVSTLTIKLFNSTVSSYGYKAKKVSNTNAKTHKPDLKIVKIVRKNNRYYIKVKNIGIITSNKNYLGVYSKGKLISKIKMKSLKKGSSTVLKLTFNKKYLKLLKKFKVDYKNQVNELIENNNIAIYR
- a CDS encoding pyridoxamine 5'-phosphate oxidase family protein; the protein is MNRTDKEVKNIDNIINIIKKCDIIRIGLFDNEYPYIIPLNFGYYYDKNKSELELYFHGANTGKKLDIIKNNKKAGFEMDCSTELIKGSNPCRYTMKFESVCGNGKISILSEEEKLKGLKYIMKQYSSNNFSNDDFKSKVVEKTIVFKLSVNEITGKSSIKK
- a CDS encoding HEAT repeat domain-containing protein is translated as MTKDQEKLSVDEAISKLSDDDVELRKLAVNSLEGVEDEKVIEPLIMALNDENTPVRHKAAENLGNLNGELGDLAVDRLLEVADNEEGEYKRFASFALKASGSDKAIDYFSKSINDEDFGVRKVAVRSLGELKVTSKIDDIEKIMLEEEDWGVRLAAIRALGDMEVEEAITPIKKARRKEKDKDFKKAANKAIKKIEKSIKKK